A genomic window from Brassica oleracea var. oleracea cultivar TO1000 chromosome C8, BOL, whole genome shotgun sequence includes:
- the LOC106309922 gene encoding peptidyl-prolyl cis-trans isomerase FKBP20-1, with translation MGDEIDLSGDGGVLKQIVRRAKPDAIAPSDDFPVVDVHYEGLLAEDGKVFDTTREDNLVFSFELGSGSVIRSWDIALKTMKVGEVAKLTCKPEYAYGSGGSPPDIPPDATLIFEVELVACRPRKGASVGSVSEDRARLEDLKKQREIAAAAKEEDKKKREEAKAAAAARIQAKLDAKKGQGNGKGKGKGKSK, from the exons ATGGGGGATGAGATTGATTTGAGTGGAGATGGAGGGGTCTTGAAGCAGATTGTAAGGAGAGCTAAACCTGATGCTATTGCACCTTCTGATGATTTTCCTGTCGTTGATG TTCACTATGAGGGTTTATTGGCTGAAGATGGAAAGGTCTTTGATACTACACGCGAAGACAATCTGGTTTTCTCCTTTGAGTTGGGTTCAGGCAGTGTTATCAGGTCGTGGGACATTGCACTTAAGACCATGAAG GTTGGGGAAGTTGCAAAACTCACATGTAAGCCAGAGTATGCTTACGGAAGTGGTGGATCTCCTCCCGACATCCCACCTGA TGCAACTTTGATTTTCGAAGTGGAATTGGTTGCTTGTAGACCGAGGAAAGGTGCTAGTGTTGGAAGTGTTTCTGAGGATAGAGCCAGGCTAGA AGATCTGAAGAAGCAGAGAGAGATTGCTGCAGCTGCTAAGGAGGAGGATAAGAAGAAGAGAGAAGAAGCAAAAGCTGCTGCAGCTGCTAGGATTCAAGCTAAGCTAGACGCTAAGAAGGGTCAAGGCAATGGAAAAGGCAAAGGCAAAGGCAAATCTAAATGA
- the LOC106309690 gene encoding E3 ubiquitin-protein ligase SDIR1, with the protein MSFVFRGSGGDLESGFSGFIPERRAMRVHGARPVNSNSLAFLVTVLLLFMILNSHQMPPNFLLWLVLGVFLMATTLRMYATCQQLQAQAQAHVAAASGLFSHTELRLHVPPSIALATRGRLQGLRLQLALLDREFDDLDYETLRALDSDNVPTNSMSEEEINALPVHKYKVLDPENGSSLTKQASTSTSSSAEKNQVSVSVSKKGTEDELTCSVCLEQVTVGEVVRTLPCLHQFHADCIDPWLRQQGTCPVCKFKAHSGWQEQDDGTDDDDEASVMV; encoded by the exons ATGAGTTTCGTTTTCAGGGGAAGTGGGGGAGATTTAGAGAGCGGATTCTCAGGTTTCATACCCGAGAGACGCGCTATG CGTGTCCATGGAGCTCGACCTGTTAACTCTAATTCTCTCGCTTTTCTTGTCACCG TTCTTTTGCTGTTTATGATTCTCAATTCGCATCAGATGCCTCCTAATTTCCTG CTCTGGCTTGTGCTTGGGGTGTTTTTGATGGCGACGACTCTTAGGATGTATGCGACTTGCCAGCAACTTCAAGCTCAAGCTCAGGCTCATGTTGCAGCAGCTAGTGGGCTCTTTAGTCACACTGAGCTGAGGCTGCATGTGCCTCCCTCCATTGCTCTTGCGACGAGAGGGCGTCTTCAAGGACTTAGGCTCCAGCTGGCTCTTCTTGATCGGGAGTTTGATGACTTAG ATTATGAAACTCTAAGAGCACTAGATTCTGATAATGTCCCTACAAATTCTATGAGCGAGGAAGAGATAAATGCACTTCCAGTACACAAGTACAAAGTGTTGGATCCTGAAAA TGGTTCCTCTTTGACAAAGCAGGCATCAACATCAACCTCATCTTCAGCGGAG AAGAATCAAGTTTCTGTAAGTGTGAGTAAAAAAGGAACAGAAGACGAGCTCACTTGTAGTGTTTGCCTCGAACAAGTTACCGTAGGGGAAGTTGTTCGCACCCTACCTTGCTTGCATCAG TTTCATGCAGACTGTATCGATCCGTGGCTTAGACAGCAAGGAACATGTCCTGTTTGTAAGTTTAAGGCTCATTCAGGATGGCAAGAACAAGACGACGGGACAGATGATGATGATGAAGCCTCCGTCATGGTTTGA
- the LOC106309147 gene encoding aspartic proteinase PCS1-like: MFSSSIHLQITFCILITIPLAFSRIIHTNQTLIFPLTAQNIHKDHNASSTIFLQQQRRLSSSPPIKIPFTHDVTLTVSLTAGSPPQTIKMVLDTGSELSWLHCRITSTSTSIFDHAKSSSYSALPCSSPVCTTQTQDLTVPATCDKKANLCHVAVSYADGSSLDGNLAQETFGFGSTRRPATAFGCMDSSSSTTPEEDAKPTGLMGMNRGRLSFINQMGLTKFSYCISGSDSTGVLVLGDARLPSLPPLKYTPLVTKLDRLPYWDRFAYTVQFQGIRVGSVMLPIPASAFVPDHFGAGQTILDSGTQFTFLLAPVYNVLKTEFTKQTKSVLTVDPGFVFQTAMDLCFRVGSTKIDFSKLPTVGLMFAGAELTVSGQKLLYRVPGRGADQKYCFTFGNSELAGVEMFIVGNLHQQNVWMEYDIAQAKVGFANDVKCNQASQLLGSIL; encoded by the coding sequence ATGTTTTCGTCATCGATCCATCTCCAAATCACATTTTGCATTTTAATAACGATCCCTCTCGCATTCTCTAGAATAATTCATACAAACCAAACACTAATTTTCCCTCTCACTGCCCAAAACATACATAAGGACCATAACGCTTCCTCAACAATATTTCTCCAACAACAACGTCGTCTCTCTTCTTCTCCACCAATAAAGATTCCTTTCACGCACGATGTCACACTCACCGTCTCTCTCACCGCCGGTTCTCCTCCACAGACCATCAAGATGGTTCTTGACACCGGAAGCGAGCTCTCGTGGCTCCACTGCAGAATAACCTCAACCTCAACGTCCATTTTCGACCATGCAAAATCCTCTTCTTACTCTGCTCTACCATGTTCTTCACCGGTTTGCACCACCCAAACACAAGACTTAACCGTTCCCGCCACGTGTGACAAAAAAGCTAATCTCTGCCACGTGGCTGTCTCTTACGCTGATGGTTCCTCCTTGGATGGGAATCTTGCTCAAGAGACGTTTGGATTCGGGTCTACGAGGAGACCCGCAACAGCGTTTGGATGCATGGACTCGAGCTCCAGCACTACACCAGAGGAAGACGCCAAGCCAACCGGTTTAATGGGAATGAACCGGGGTCGGTTATCGTTTATTAACCAGATGGGTTTAACGAAATTCTCTTATTGTATCTCCGGTTCTGACTCAACCGGTGTTTTGGTTCTTGGTGACGCGCGTCTACCTTCGCTTCCACCTCTTAAATACACACCTTTGGTAACTAAACTAGACCGGTTACCTTATTGGGACCGGTTCGCGTACACGGTCCAGTTCCAGGGAATTCGGGTCGGGTCAGTAATGTTACCCATCCCTGCCTCTGCTTTTGTTCCTGATCATTTCGGAGCGGGTCAGACGATTTTGGATTCGGGTACACAGTTCACATTCCTGCTAGCTCCGGTTTACAACGTCTTGAAAACCGAGTTTACCAAACAAACCAAATCGGTTCTCACTGTTGACCCCGGTTTTGTTTTCCAAACCGCAATGGATCTATGTTTCCGTGTTGGGTCAACCAAGATTGATTTTTCGAAACTACCAACGGTGGGTCTGATGTTCGCAGGAGCAGAGTTGACCGTGTCGGGTCAGAAGCTGTTGTATCGTGTACCAGGACGCGGTGCCGACCAGAAGTATTGTTTCACGTTCGGAAACTCCGAACTCGCGGGGGTTGAAATGTTTATAGTTGGGAATCTTCATCAGCAAAACGTGTGGATGGAGTATGATATTGCACAGGCAAAGGTTGGATTTGCTAATGACGTCAAATGTAATCAAGCGAGTCAACTTCTTGGATCAATACTTTGA
- the LOC106307469 gene encoding AT-hook motif nuclear-localized protein 15, whose amino-acid sequence MANPWWVESPVTSSAPSLHHRSNNPTMTLSDPRLDHDFANNSGSPNTQTQNSQEEQTSRDELPAVEPGSGSGSTGRRPRGRPPGSKNKPKNPVVVTKESPNSLQSHVLEIAAGADVAESLNAFARRRGRGVSVLSGSGLVTNVTLRQPSASGGVVSLRGQFEILSMCGAFLPTSGSPATAAGLTIYLAGAQGQVVGGGVAGPLIASGPVIVIAATFCNATFERLPIEDEQQGEQQQPQVEEAKKETDDNESGNDGNDGSMQAQQMYSMGPSFVPNGHQMGQQDVFWGPPPPRGPPSY is encoded by the coding sequence ATGGCGAATCCTTGGTGGGTAGAGAGTCCAGTGACGTCATCAGCTCCTTCTTTGCACCACAGGAGCAATAACCCTACCATGACCCTGTCGGATCCAAGATTGGACCATGACTTCGCCAACAACAGTGGAAGCCCTAACACTCAGACTCAGAACAGCCAAGAGGAACAGACTAGCCGCGACGAGCTACCCGCGGTGGAGCCCGGATCCGGATCCGGGTCTACGGGTCGACGTCCGAGAGGCAGACCTCCCGGTTCCAAGAACAAGCCCAAGAACCCAGTGGTCGTCACCAAAGAAAGCCCTAACTCGCTGCAAAGCCATGTCCTGGAGATAGCCGCGGGTGCTGACGTGGCGGAAAGCCTAAACGCGTTCGCTCGTAGACGCGGGAGAGGCGTCTCTGTTCTGAGCGGGAGCGGTTTGGTCACTAATGTTACTCTGCGTCAGCCTAGTGCGTCTGGAGGAGTTGTGTCTCTTCGTGGTCAGTTTGAGATCTTGTCTATGTGCGGTGCGTTTCTTCCGACTTCCGGTTCTCCCGCTACAGCCGCTGGTTTGACCATTTACTTAGCTGGAGCTCAGGGTCAAGTCGTGGGGGGTGGAGTAGCTGGACCGCTTATTGCATCTGGACCGGTTATTGTAATCGCTGCTACGTTTTGTAATGCTACTTTCGAGAGGTTACCGATTGAAGATGAGCAGCAAGGAGAGCAGCAGCAACCACAAGTAGAAGAAGCTAAGAAGGAGACTGATGATAATGAGAGTGGGAATGATGGAAACGATGGGTCGATGCAAGCGCAGCAGATGTATAGTATGGGTCCTAGTTTTGTGCCAAATGGTCATCAAATGGGTCAGCAAGACGTGTTTTGGGGTCCTCCTCCGCCTCGTGGTCCTCCTTCGTATTGA